atctgtcggttttatCGAAACTCTTaatggatgtgttgtcatagcagcagatccaaatccttAAACCttctcggagcaggtttgttcagTGTagacaaggattagctcacatacttaatcagtgtccgtgagtggaattcattcagtcatggcttcgccgttcatgaatgagcaaccaattgatatcggtacgcaaattataaaaagagaatttcatatagagagggttttgcacgatcagcaagatcctttattgctcccggaggaaattcttttctaaagataccgctttagccgaaggggaatattgtacctcaaagatttattagcaccttatattctaagtcaaactaggtgaagtcgagctctcacaaccacacagacagtatgcattgctttgaggttttttgcaagcggtactttttttgtatactgtaggtgatgcggaaaatctgtctaaaagtgcagtttgcgaggcaattcgtaaagtctgtttgactctaaaatatttcctttgggtttcCTAGTGTTTCCTGGACGCCTGCATGTCTAAATGGAACATACCtaaggcacacattgaggacaaatatatgcaatgaccatcctgtacctgaaatgaagtgaccacagCATCCTGCCACTAGTTCTGAgaaggagcttccccctggaatgccctcagaaacagggcgatgggcattttactggaaagccaactcttctgcagggattaggtctggaccgcgtggacctccacctgttttttgcttgtctgccttcttattagctttaaaatgaatgtttctgtattatatatgattctgtatgccaacaattctttaaatagttatataccaatatttaccagtttgaagtatattcttgtacttcactttttcccatgttctccttgtgctcacgtttgatctggaattatgacatattaaataataattaatctgacacataggaaatgaaacgctgcattcagtaagtacaatgtacACTACTTAacgtttaatttgtcagccactttttgccagcagtcttttctggtttgggctgcttttgcagtgttacccattaggcatattaaatcttgaaattcttcatatccttcgaacgCTTGTGTGAAAGAATTCTcccgttcttttgtcattttgttgcagcctatcaaagacttgctgatcgtgttttctagactcaatatatatgagCTTTTCAATCAACGTGGGCGCGCACagtcatctcggatgattagattcaGCCAGACTAGTCTACTACACGGCTGTATTTGAAAAAccaacttatcccggatgagtttcactggcattaactcatccaagatgaggcatctgatcttggatgatttaCAGTAAGTGACgcacggaaaataccccccttgTGTCCATGGTGAAGGATaaacactaaataataaatagtttaaaaacCAGTAAAAGCAAACTCAAGATTCCGTTGTAAAATCCCTGATGTGAGGCATCTGTGCTGTTCCTCTTTCCTCTGCCACAGCATCAATCCTCCTGCCCGCTGCAGTCCTGCCTCTCACCCGTTTTACCTCCTTCAGCCTAGCACATCTTCGTTCAGTTGTCTCCCTGACTCACCCCATTTCAGGTCTCATAGTTGGCAACTGTGGTCCCTTCCACCTACAGCTTTAGCCATGACGGTCTCTGTTTGCGTGTCTGCTGTGACTCCCCAAACCACCTTCTACCAACTTCCTCCCGCCCAAACACTGGCGCCTTCGCAATCCCCGCTACCCCTCAGCTAATCAGCAGGAAATAAATCCACCCCTCAAATGTCGATCGCATGTTCCTTGCCTCCACTCCAGTGTGCTGGCTGACCAAATTGCCTTCACTGTTCTGTCCTCCTTTAAAATATGTTCTTAGTGGACCTCTAGTGGCTAAACTaagtattgttttatattgttatcAAGACTCCATTCTGAAGCAAGCAGCACATGGAGAAGCAGGTGGCAGATATCCATTTAAATCCACTGTTTATTTTCCCTTGTAAAGGCATAATCCGttggtattttgtttctttattagtatatacagtacattgtttgaGTTTCAGTTGTTCCTTGTGCAAATGTTTAGTGtgcatgtaatatatatatatatatacacgtatatatatatacacgtatatatatactagcagaatacctgcgctttgcagcggagaagtagtgtgttaaagaaggtatgaaaaagaaaaggaaaaattttaaaaataacgtaacattgttaatgtaattgttttgtcattgatatgagtgttgttctcatatctatctatatatatctatctatctatctatctatctatatatatatatatatgttgttctcatatctatctatatatatatatatctatctatctatctatctatctatatatatatatatatatatatatatatatatatatatcaaaatacccgcgcttggcagcggagaagtagtgtgttaaagaaggaaagagaaagaaaaggaaacattttaaaaataacgtaacatgatagtcaaagtaattgttttgtgtatttggcggcagcgtccaagttgttttcgtagctgcatcagaaaatgtaccacgacgtctgacacgcctcctttttactgttttctcacagcttggattgctgctgtcatatatacacacacacacacacacacatacatacatacatacatacatacatatatatacagtatatatatatatatacatacctatctacatcatatatacacacacatacatacatacatatatatacacatagatatacttgtgtgtatgtttgtatgtgtctatatgtgtgtgtatagctttggtcactgagggcaagggaaaaataataaaatatagtctataagttactaaacagtaaaacattaacgttttaagaagtacaggtacattgagcactactggagtggtttcaggtaaactacattttaaagactgtgtaacacaacaggtaagtaactaacagcagctaaaatgtatatggatcatctctcggtagttgatcccttttgaaaggcgctacacgacggctgtggtatagaaattacattttctatgtgaacgttcaaatttgtgcctctggtaatgtgccttaccggcaattaaagaaaattatttttgtgtcctttgcaatgttaagagagaaaggctttggtttgggataaaaggtgtaaagaaaggaaagttgcctttttcttttatatagtatatagagatgtgttcgctgacgttatgatcgccttttggggacagtcgcggtgggaattgtgtagactggtgagacgtccccgccattaatcgactgtgatggcactgtgagtcctccactcctgtgcgtgtcttcataatccgagctgaggacctcataatcatatacgtgcaaaagaaagtgtgaatcgccttaatattattttgctgtggtgtagaaaaggggtcccgtgtttgcacttgtctgggctatagcgcagggggaggaagaaaaaaattaaaagtgctcactttgacttaaggcagaagcgcagtcagcgtctcaaaggccggcacagctatgcacgcgcgctggctgctcgacttttgctgggcaggagaccccttttgtacacacgttcatgatatcaaaagtctcagcgctctttggaggtaattcatatattatatatataacaaaatacccgcgcctcgcagcggagaagtagtgtgttaaagaagtaatgaaaaagaaaaggaaacattttaataataacgtaacatgattgacattgtcatgagtgttgctgtcatatatatgcctgcctaaataagtcaccctcgctttgctcttacttttttaccattcatttaatcatggctagtggtggaaaacttataaaatggaaggaggatggctttaccaaaacaattattgatggcgaattgattattcataaagcttgaattggtgatctgtttttctgtgttaacctcatattttttcatacttcttctcaaactaaggtggtgcgagggtaaaatgaatcgggatgcactgatcaaagtaatcggtgtaccaggaaatcatgcattgacaaaagctcccctttgcttgtaatgcaaagtgtgattaaatgcattatttttaacgcgttatggagcacatgcatcgaagcttctcagctgtgcttgtgctaagaaaaggaaagattttaaaaataacgtaacacgattgtcaatgtaaccttttgtaagtagtgcctggaggattcagtgtggagaaactcgagagatagcgtgtgtattaacttgtggatttttctgtgagtatttggtggcagtctgaagttgcttcggaagacagcgttagccgcgaagctcagctcagagcgaaatgatgtaaatgggaggggtgatgatgacgtgactcccccacccgccttaactgtcaatcccccacaaacacagtctctcggaatttgcataagcacaccccttcacctacaattttaacttagttacaaagtgatcaaaactctcgtttatatcctgcgtcctctcattaaacttgtatcccgcattcccgtgggcatgtgaaacgccagcggtagcctgtctatgaacttaatctaaactttaggtttacaccttgctttctttccgaggtagcagcactcatgaatatggtagtatatgccactcgctcgcttcttattgtttcgctgccttctcaattatataatgcatgttttcttaagcgctttttggaggtcttcctggttttctacgtactgcgttaacagtcagttcatatatatatatatatatatatatatatatatatatatatatatatatatatatatatatatatatatatatatatatacaagggacattcaaaatgtttccacactttCTTTTAACTCTAtgcattaagaatttcaaaaacaaatgagatcacttttctacatagtcacctttgtttgcgatGGAATTTTCCAGGCGTCGTACCAAGTTTTTAATGTCCGATTagtactcctcctgccttcactgcttccaacgaaaatataaaagtgtggaaactttatTGTTCAGgcttatttttatgcatttcagTATGAAGCAGCAGGTTGTCTTTGCACTAaagaatttgttttgtaatatttaatttataccatttcataaagaaataataacaaagtagtttgtgttaaatttaaagccatttttaaagaagaatgCATATTAAGTTAACAAATTCTGAAAGGTATTGCTTGTTGTTTTACAGTTTCACACCTctttaattaacactagaattcctgaggcctatgaaaaaacttgtaatcctggcccactttaaatcccttcgcacctctccaacagcgccttttgttttgtaaatgtgtcgatcaacacaagcagcgaGCAGCCTGTTGTCTCATCCCTCcccttgacagagctcaactcgggcaaaaagttctcgcAGCTCAAGCCAAAGCttcttatctgcgtgtgaggttcctggagttgaaTTGGGTAAATAATACAACATACCGTTATtatggaacacatacatttcaagtgtgttccgtgtcatttaagatctgggtaagtgtaggatgaaaggaaatgcaggaaatgctgaacacatacctaaagcagacaCATttcccatgttatactaataacgaatgaagtgtgtaatgtgtgaagactttagtccaaatatcaaataaacgtgcTCTTttcttcaagaatataaccaaagaaaaaaaaaaaagcatttgaattACATATGGCTgttaatgagttaaaaactcaagctcaaatgtcagttGACAGAGAGATCacacgtattcttgaatggtgcagaggtaagaactgctgtcttataACCTGAAGGTCCCAGGTTTGAGACTGGGTGCtccgtgttttgagtagtgagcttctattattattatttctacaatattataaaaacatacatttgatttgagtctgtaacacccggtgtaaattttgtctacttgtaaaagttagcgcttgtttttttattattcagttttattctctctgtgacgttcatgtggtacaacgatCTTTCCTCTCCCTCTCTCAGTTGATGGcatttgtctcatttcttttcacaagagcagcgctgtggctgatgcctgcccAGAACTATTTGTTATATCGGCAATCAAAAACACGATGTCTTGTGTTAAATACCTGAACACCACCAGTGCCCTGGGTGCTTGTTGAAGGAGTGTTTAGCTCGCTGCCTAACTACGTATGCAAACGCGTGGTGAGGGCAGAAGACTCACCTTTATTCCTTTACGGCCTCTTTCGTTGTTCCagctttttttctctccttctctcttgtgTGACTCCCCCTTATATGCCTCTATGGGTGCAGTGCCACAATGGTGAACCACAGGAAGCTAATGAAGCAATTAAGACAGACGCCACCCTAGTGTCTCGATCACTGCACCAGCCTCCTGTAGCCGTGTGAGCACGCACACCAGTGAAGATCAAGCCAGCTAGTTGTGTAGTTATTTATCTCTCCACAAAATGTTAAACAGTGAACTCTCTCTATCACAGGGTGTATTATCGACTATTTTTAAGTTACCCTTTTCTTTATCAAGTtcgttattggattggtctactcccgcaccctaaataataacacacacgcatacacagatacacatacactcagaccctaaccacaacagtgccctacgaatgacacacacacagttggctaacttttagcacttaaaagtaaaagaacaacacaaatgctttaggtataacacaacttgtcactctctcagcacatcaagagacttatttaCTATCGGCACGGACAACATGCGATGTTTTAAATAGAccacagacctaaatattacttttgatctccaagaaaatattaaaacatacaaagactcagtatccttgactataggccatttattagCCAAGAACACCTTCTTCTCGCATTGCCCCTAACTTTCGAGCGGCGCCCTCGCTCTGAGCCTTAAAACCCCGCAGCGTAGAGCTAAATGGCAAAATCTCTAGCTGCTtcaggtgctcttagaaaaatctaccttattacttcaatcactctagatattaagacaaagcatagaaagatgaaaacaagttactttttattaaagaacaaataataagtaatagaaaataagtttgatagtaaagtctggataaaatagtctttaaaaagcttactgaaaggaatcagtgatgtcaaggatgaaagtcCCAGGCGGCGGTTGATTTAGCAAATGATGTTCATGagaatgctgttaactgacgatcggatgaaaactggttACACGTGTCTTTGTTGTATTCTCTGACGTGGCTCTTCCATCgtcactgtttctcttcttcttctgcttccaaCGTTGCTTAAAAATGaggtatatttattataaagttccaTGCCGAggtttcacagcacatgaatgttccatgcacctgattggctggctgtcaatatgatagatgaattttgctccccaggtaataaagttctttgagattgcctcagttcttcctttctcaggctgtaaatcccattgatgtcccagatgtccatccgtaaaGTAATCAAGAACCTGAGGTATCAGGTCAGGCTTTCTTTCTCAGACTTTAACTGTTATAACAGTGAGGTATTCAAAAGAGGAtatgtctttttattataatgtctCCTACATCTGGATTCATCTTGTTgggtttgagcaaaatataatacagaataaaatgtagattttatacaccataacacaggGTCTTAGTAATGTTCTGGTAATATTCACTCTTTATATTCTCATTTCCAAATGCACTAAACGTGTCAGTTATCAATTAAATAGTTTTTGGTCAGAGGTAGACCTAaatatgtttaatgattacagaCCCATTTCAAATGTTCTCTTTTCTTACTTAAATACTTGGGAACGCAGCACTCTCATATCTCCAGTTTCACTCTACTCATTACAGCTTATCTGACAAGTTCCAGAGTGGCACTGTAGTCAATGACACTTTATTGTCTAATCATTTCTCTCATGGCACTATAGCTGAAAACGTTTGCAAGCACTCAACAAAGAGCGATATGCTACAAAGAATTTGAATTGAATATAAAGTATAGTAGCAGGTGGTGTCATCCTTTCTCATCTCACTTTAACACTCCAGGTGTCACTTTACATAAAAACACCTTTTAACTAAGCCCACCCACACCCTCACCCGGCCCTCGTCCCGCTCCGCTGCTCTCCTGGCTTTTATAACTTCCTCCACGAGACCCTCTGCCTGATCACTGAGCCACAATGACTCGCCTGCTACACTTCCTCTTGACCCTCTCCTTCTTTACTTGGGGTAAGACTAACTAGTAAATGGTTGAGTGTATGAAGGGAATATCAGAGAGGGAGGTCTTGAAATCCATTAActtttaaatgccattttcttGTATATTCACTAATGCAAAAGACGtaataaaattatcaaaatatgAATATAAGTTAGCAGGAATTTTTGTAACAATTCAGTAAAAATATCTGATGTGAACTCTGGTGCTCTTCTGCCCCCTAGAGTCCAGTGGAGAGATTGTCCTGACCCAAACACCAACAGAGAAGTTTGTATTGCCCGGAGAAAGTGTCACCCTTCAGTGTCAGACCAGCAGCGCCATTGGATTTCAGAATGTCTGGAGGGACACGCAGTACAGCCTGGCCTGGTACCATCAGAGGGCTGGTGAGGCTCCTAAACTCCTAATTCACTTGGCCACCTCCCGCAGATCTGGGGTTTCCGGTCGCTTTAGTGGGAGCGGAGCAGGTACAAGCTTTTCACTCACCATCAACGCCATTCAGCCTGAAGATGCCGGACATTACTATTGTCAGCAGTACAGGGAGACTCCTCTAACACGGCGACAAAGAGAAGTGCAAAAAGAAGCCAGGGCGCGCGTGACTGGGCGGCAGCTGCAGCTGCTTTATAGAAGGCACTCAGGAGACTGCTGCTTCACTGACACTGATTTACAATACCAGCGACGGAGATTTTAATTGTACTCTAACAAGCTGGGGGGGTGGTGAGAGTGTCAACTGGTCAGTTTTAACTAACAACTAAAGAGAGCAGAAAACTTCATATTGTCTGGGCCAGAACTAGAGCTTTAATATGAAGTCTTCCAAGCATGTGATAAGGTGCCacacaattaaaaattaatataaattaaaatgagaaaaattaaaaCTGTGAGTAACTCTGCACAATATAAAGCAAAGTAATCACAATGACTTCAGAATGGTGGGCCAGGAGCATTTATGGTAGCTGCTGTCCTTCTCCCCATCACACACTTTGTGCTCTCAGCCCAACCATCCACCCTCTAATTCCCCATCAGGGATATCAGTATGATATTTGTGTTACCAAACtcaataaattaatcattaaaaatgaaggtgcagTGATGTAAATAGTCATTACAATTGTACACCAATAGCAAAGTTAGACAGAACAAAATTTTAATTCGGTCTGATTTGAGCCTTACTGTAGATCACATTGGAGGGATTCATGATTGATACAATACTACTGCCTTGTGGTCATAGACAGCAATTGTGAGAAATGATTTTTAATGTCAAATGCAATTCTTACTTATGTAAATGATAACTTTTTTATTGTTATCTTTTACTGCTACCaatcttaaaaagcattttaattaaagcattttattCCGAGACCCAGTCTTAGTTGTGCTGGTAAGTACAAGGATAAGAATTGATAAGGACTGGCACTAGcagaaatgaaggaaaacatcctGCCCTCAGGGTCCTGTTTGTCAGTAACTTGGAAGGACATGAGAAATGCTCACTCGTGACATACTCCTGTCATGAACTGCATAGGTAAAGAGTGTCATCAACCGCAGTACTTCAGTCAGCGCTCGACAATAAAGGCTTCTTCTTTATCCTTAAAGAGTTCGAATAGATATTCTCTTTtggcttatgtgtgtgtgtgtttattcatatatatatatatatatatatatatatatatatatatatatatatatatatatatatatatatatatatatatatatatatagtcagtcagtcattctccaacccggtatatcctaacacagggtcacaggggtctgcttgagccaatcccagccagcaccgggcgcaaggcaggaacaaaccgtgggcagggcaccagcccactacagtatatatatataatactcaaaaaaatttaaggaatgctttgaaatcagatCAGATCTCAATGCTCCTAATGAAACATGGTGGATAGAACAAGAAAGGCGGGCTTGGAAAgaagtactaacctctctctctcttatcagCAGAAAAACGGAAGAATAAAGTCTGCATCTTTTGAAACC
This genomic window from Polypterus senegalus isolate Bchr_013 chromosome 4, ASM1683550v1, whole genome shotgun sequence contains:
- the LOC120528011 gene encoding immunoglobulin kappa light chain-like, producing MTRLLHFLLTLSFFTWESSGEIVLTQTPTEKFVLPGESVTLQCQTSSAIGFQNVWRDTQYSLAWYHQRAGEAPKLLIHLATSRRSGVSGRFSGSGAGTSFSLTINAIQPEDAGHYYCQQYRETPYTFGGGTKLTVGLKNNVKPTVSVFPPSKDELEGNKKATLACLVNKFYPEDVKVEWFNGDSLISSDVKTSDTLLETDGTFSLSSTVTLTADQWNSKSTFYCKVTHVTLTPSQKWPVSSADCSV